Genomic DNA from Chanos chanos chromosome 6, fChaCha1.1, whole genome shotgun sequence:
AAACTTAAATGGATGCagtactgaaatgaaatgaagcaaaagttgatttttttcaacTCATTCCCGCATGTGTTGGAAagcattgtttcatttattgCATTTGTCCTTTGGCACTGTAAAGAGTTAGCTGCTGCAAAAGAAGTTAGCTTTTCTCAGAAAAGGTATAACAGACCAAAAAGAGATggatttgaaatgtaaaaaaaaaaaaagcaatcacaATGTACTCACTATGGTACTGGTGTTCTGGCGCTGTGTGTAGTTAGACTATATAAACACTTGAATGCAAGGACTGAAGCTGCAGGCAAAAAGATGACACAATAACAGAATGGCAAGTTAAATAACCTGCTTTGTTCATTACATTGCAATAACGTTgcataacaaataataaaaaaaaaaaaaaacgctagcCTGAGACTTAACCAAATCAATACGTTTTCCATCACACTGTTTGGTACATGAACAGCTTTTCGTCATGATAAATAGCAGTGAATTATGTTGATAGTTCAGTCATGCTTTTTCAGAGTGCTGTGAGTAGTACCAGTAGTTTTCAGTTGTGAGAGTGGGAGCTAAAGGAGGGgtgaaaataacaaacaaaaccaataaaaaaaattcccccAGAATCCCATGCAAGTTCACACAAGCTCTGAGCGCAGAGGACGGTGACTAAACGTGGGCCAAAACTCCTGTTAATTCTGTATTCTCACttcagcgtaaaaaaaaaaaaaaacatgactcatACCTGGGGGTAGCAAAGGCTACACTGAAATAGGTCACGACATCAAAGAAGGCTAACCAGCAGTGCCTGCAAAAAGTAATCGACGAATACCCTCAACTAAAGTCAACAACAATCTATTATGTCCTTCACATACCTCTTCTGTGTTTCCGTTTCTCTTTTGGTTTCAGATGGACACCACAGGCATGAAGACAGTAACCTCAATGGCAGCTACAGAGTTACAGAATTTCACAAGTGGTTTGAATAATACCTCAAGGGTCAATACGACCGTGAGCTGCAGTCTTGCAGAGGTGCCTGCTCACCCTTTCTTCATTGCTGTATACAGCGTGATCATCCTTGTGAGCGTGGTGCTGAACGGTTTCACCATGCGAGTGTATTTCTGCAAACCTCAACGCCATCATTCCAGCGTGACGATCTATCTGAAGAATCTGGCGGCGTCCGATTTCTTCCTTAGTCTCTGCTTGCCGTTACGCGTGGCCAACTATGGGAGTCAATCTGTCCTAATGCGTCACGTTTACTGCAATTTCGGCGCCACGGCGTTCTACCTTAACATGTACGCCAGCATCTTGTTTATGGATTATATTGCGGCAAACAGGTACGGTGTAAACAATGCGGCTTTTACATCcacatttttgtctctgttttatttccccATGGTACGTATGTAGTTTCCTGTCCTGTGTTTCCAATGCATGCAACTTGCTGGTATCTGATCCGGGTATCATGAACTCAGATGATGAGTATCAACAGTGAAGAACATGCTTTGTTAATTATCCGTATCCCTAAACATTTCTGAACTTCTTTCTTAATCTCCTCTCCTACTGCAGATACATGAAGATCGTCCGGCCATTGGAGACCCACGCTTTGCAGACAGTCCGCGCTGCCCGTTACATTTCGGTAGCCACCTGGGTCTTCCTGCTGGCCCCCGCCTCTGCCTACCTGGTCTTGTCGATTTCTTCCTCCTGGGGCACCGTTCCATCGCCGGGCTGCATTGGCTGCGAGATGCTGCACAGTCCGCTGACGAGCCTGCTTTATAAAGTGATCCACACCAGCTCTGCTGTGGTTTTCCTGTTCGTGCTGATTTCTTTAGTACTGCTTTATCGTGGCACGGCACGCAGAATACAGCAGGCGCAGCGTTCTAGCCAGGCTAAACCCGGCTGTAAGAAACTGAACAAGTCCAAGCGTAACATGCAAGTGCTGGTAGTTGTCTTTTGCATTTGTTTCGTGCCCTACCACCTTGTACGACTGCCCTACGCCTTTCTCAAACCTTCGATTCATCACTGCACCTGGCTACAGGCCTTCTACACCATCAAAGAAGTAACGGTGTTGCTGTCTGTACTGAATGCCTGTTTGGACCCCCTGATCTATTTCATCTTTTGCAAAGCATTTCGGGCACAGCTTGGATTACAGAAACCTGACGTCTTATCCACCCCTAGGACAAGCGTCGTCCCGGAGCTTATAAGAAGGGCCAGTCGGACGTCTGCGACCGTAATGAGACGCGAGAGTGTATTTTGAACAAGCTGAGAACAAATCATGGGCCTTACTGAAAGACGCTTTATTTAAACCTCGTATCAGCAGCAGTTTTTTCCTGAGCTGGTCGGGGTGATGAAAAACTGTTCATTGCATATGAGGCATTAAACCAAATCAAGTGAAAATTCCTCTGTAATGTTGAtaaaaataaccttttttttgaaaatgcagaGAACCCAACATGAGTGTATTGTGTTTTAGGATCAATGTTTGATAATGCCATTTAGAGTGATATAACATTTTCTGTTAGCTTACTTTTTTcaagaccctttttttttttttttgactgaaataGTCCTATGATCTTTCAAAATTTTGTACCACCAAACTCCTGTTCTTTCTCCTGTGATACTTTATCTCTACCAGTGTTCATGTtacaaggaattttttttttcattttttgttttctcttcaacTGTTTATCATGCTCATGGAATAATAGAATTGCACTGAGAATACTATAATTACTATGGTTGATgtgaaaaataaacttttttttactgtctgtaaatgaataatttgattcattttagtGAGGCTATGAATATTTCCCACTATGTTAAGGGTGTTAAAAAGCAGACTTTGGTGCAATACCTAAGCAACGCTGTGGCTGTTTAGAAGAGGAAACCACAGGCAAATACTGCAAGACTCAAAGAGATCCGTTTcgcctctcttctctttcacaccaCAACCCCACGGCTTAAATAACCTGCTAACCAGGAACTGTTGTCACCCTGCGTTATGCAGCATATAAAATCCTTCTCACAGACAGCAAAGGATggttagaggttttttttttttttttctcgcatCTGACAGATAGTACGGAAACTTCAGATTTCCGCTACGTCACAACCCCTGGTTGTGGGAGGTGTCTGACGCTTTTCCTCCTTTTTGCTTAATGTCAAAGTACACCTTGCGGAGTGTGGAGGTTCTGAGGGGACAGGGGAAAAGTGAAGGCTTTCTCTTGTCATGCCGGGCAGGACAGAAGAAGAGAGCTAAGCTTACGGCCTCTTTAAGCCTGAGTTTCTACCAGGCTTCCTCTTGCCTTTTTATAGCGTGAGTTATGTGGTGAGTTATCTTTGTTGTTCCACATTTTGCCTAAAATTAACACGTGTCTTAACATCTCTTCGTTCTCTATCTTTGATGTTCTCTAGATGATGTCTCTTGGCtacgcatttttttttgttttgttgggcTTTCAGTGAAGCACATGTGGActattttacatttgttttgtttttttgcgaTCCAGTTTTCCGTATTTGGCCTTTTGGTGATCAGAGATATCTCTTTAATTTGATCTTGATAATCTTGCTCTTCAAAGGtttacgtgtttttttttcccctcttggtTTAGACAGTCGCGTTTTGAAGGCTTATCGgaactgcagacacacacggcCCTAGGTAAGGATGTGGTCAGTTTGGTTGTAGACACAGATCTCTGAGAGTTTGCCCTGACCTTTAAAAATTTagccacacacactaaacatcaGCTTTTCTGCTTTTTACTTCTCTAATTATATCTGTGTATCTGccttattatcattataattacatcttaaaagaaagaaatgcagtcCAAGAGGTGACAACTgatctgtgatgtcatcagtaaTTGGAAACAATTATGACAAATAATATGAATTAATATGAAGTTATGATGCTGTTAATGAAATGCAAAAGTGTGCTTGAGAAGAGTCTAGATTCTAGAAGTCCGTATACCTTGCTCACGTGACGACGAGGAACGTGAGTTTGTCgctgtttttttgcattttatactTGTTGCGTTGAGTTATTTTGTAAGTATTCCACTTCCACACACTCTTCTTCAGAGTTAAGTGCACAGAGCACATCACTGTGTTCGCTACTTCCCTGTATCACAAAGGAGGTTATTTATTGGTAAATACTGCATTGTGGGCGAGAGTGGACATTTGAAAAACCTAAAAGCTCTTCTAAATTTGTacagagaggagaatgtgaaagagaaacCTTTAGCTACTGGTCACTCAGCTGAACCAACatctatttttaaatgaacataaagaatgaaagaagcAAAGAGTTTCTCCCACATCTCTGTATTCACAGATCTCACAGATCTCATAGGTGTAAAGGAAACGTCAAGAGGTTATTTTTgcgcactgtttttttttctttcttcatgcCTCCAGTATATATGAAAGTCCAATATGTCAGACAGACTTATTGGATTAGTGTATTGGAGATCCCCAACAAGGCAGATAGAGCA
This window encodes:
- the LOC115815026 gene encoding P2Y purinoceptor 14-like → MRVYFCKPQRHHSSVTIYLKNLAASDFFLSLCLPLRVANYGSQSVLMRHVYCNFGATAFYLNMYASILFMDYIAANRYMKIVRPLETHALQTVRAARYISVATWVFLLAPASAYLVLSISSSWGTVPSPGCIGCEMLHSPLTSLLYKVIHTSSAVVFLFVLISLVLLYRGTARRIQQAQRSSQAKPGCKKLNKSKRNMQVLVVVFCICFVPYHLVRLPYAFLKPSIHHCTWLQAFYTIKEVTVLLSVLNACLDPLIYFIFCKAFRAQLGLQKPDVLSTPRTSVVPELIRRASRTSATVMRRESVF